In Lysobacter lycopersici, a genomic segment contains:
- a CDS encoding type I polyketide synthase: protein MTEFTVLTFTPAGHCHPDLAIAACRAGGVGVVNGELLPGSALARRALDVLSAATAAPYGAKCDAIDAEMEAALRSHAQRGLQWLIVDAGLVPAHAALVRDLRSAGVKVLAEVTTPEWPGASLDGEVDGLLLKGNEAGGFVGEDASFILLQKWHGRTALPLYVRGGLTPHVAAACSAIGVAGGVLESQLLMLDEARLPTALHSVLTNLSGSETVAVGDAERGEYFRLLVRPGYEGAREFVASGEGLVEAGLRPRVTGRADWNDPKQSLLPIGQDVAFAAPWRAQYRHLGAVLKAIATAVENNLRQAVEHQPVAEGGPLAQALGLRYPLVQGPMTRVSDTAEFAMSVAQGGALPMVAFALLKGEPLDKLLARTKQLLGDRHWGIGLLGFAPQTLLDEQLSIAIKYKPDYAIIAGGRPDQAVHLEEAGVPTFLHVPAAKLIPMFLREGARRFIFEGRECGGHIGPLSSFVLWSSMVDQLLAELAPGKIDASEIQLLFAGGVHDAVSSAMVQVLAAPLAARGVKVGVLMGSAYLFTREIVASGSIVTQFQREVLDCERTINLESGPGHASRCAYTPFAEEYMKKRRELREQQVPGDEARQVLDQLILGRLRIASKGRVRDSEGAIQQLSVDEQRAEGMYMLGQVATLRADVTDVETLHREVTTDAIALLAERLQQRNAEAMAPEAVANQPADIAIVGIASVLPKAADKREYWENILAKVDAISEIPSHRWDWRLYFDADRNARDKIYSKWGGFLDDLVFDPMKYGMPPKSLESVDPMQLMSLEVAQRTLVDAGYHEKAFDRERASVIIGASGGAGDVGTQYGIRSEWPRFNGALPEEVAKRLPEWTEDTFAGLLLNVVPGRIASRLNFGGVNFTTDAACASSLAAVYQGVTELMAGRSDFVLAGGVDTVQGPFGYLCFSKTQALSPRGRCSTFSADGDGIVISEGIAMIAMKRLADAERDGDRIYAVIKGVGGSSDGYAKGLTAPLPAGQLRAMRRAYAQAGFGPGDVQLFEAHGTGTVAGDTAELESTTRLIAEAGGKPRQAAIGSVKTLIGHTKAAAGVSGLVKASLALHHRVLPPHGNTPNPNAILRQDTSPLYLLDEPQPWLAAPDGAPRRAAVSAFGFGGTNFHIALQEYAGEYREWLRPSAASRTWPTELLLWSAPDRESLLSRVTALQAQLAGAQDIALRDLGASLAERWQPGRETLSIVAKDLRDLGTQLESAVKFLRGETQSLPPTIRHASAGQTPGKLALLFPGQGSQYTGMLRELALHFPVCAQALSDADRVLADEFAQRFGDEAMLSRFILPRGAYDDERKAQARQALTNTDVAQPALGAVEVAMLRLLREFGVGGDMAAGHSYGEFVALHAAGAIDFDALMSLSAARGRFIVDAARAEGSELGTMAAVRGSREQVEQAIAGIAGVVVANHNAPAQTVVSGSHAGMEAAMQALANAGVEATMLPVAAAFHSSLVKPARNALAAKIEATPWHETAMPVYSNASAKPHSADVAATRRAMAEHLVQPVEFVAEIEAMHADGARVFLEVGPKSVLSGLTAKILGGKPHVAIAMDNGTGLPGLLNALGQLLAAGIALDPRRLFAGRDCRIGDPSNLASLKPDTTLPKTAWLLNGSKARRASEPMPQIGVTIDHVPTPPAAPAPTPTPAAAAAVVAPVPVAQAAPQATTPRPVATPAMARTTAPRPAAGGRFPPAHRRASEERHMYERKPNDADVMANYFETMRQFLETQGQVMAAYMGEASSMPRATYTRAPRLAAPINATPAAAMPAPAPAPIVAAPAPAPAPVVAAPVATAPAASPPAPAPAPAAQPVATDGAFDREKLADLLLGIIEEKTGYPRDMVGLDQGLEADLGIDSIKRIEVVGAMLQTLPEPMREALTPNRSKLNTQATLNGMLDILVQATPGGSAKAGGSVRELHADERKRA from the coding sequence ATGACTGAGTTCACCGTCCTGACCTTCACTCCGGCGGGCCATTGCCACCCGGACCTCGCCATCGCGGCCTGCCGCGCGGGCGGGGTCGGCGTCGTCAACGGCGAATTGCTGCCCGGCAGCGCGCTGGCCCGTCGCGCGCTTGACGTGTTGTCCGCCGCCACCGCCGCGCCCTACGGCGCGAAGTGCGACGCGATCGATGCGGAGATGGAAGCGGCGCTGCGTTCGCATGCGCAACGCGGCCTGCAATGGCTCATCGTCGATGCCGGGCTCGTGCCCGCGCATGCGGCGCTGGTCCGCGACCTGCGCTCGGCCGGCGTCAAGGTCCTCGCCGAAGTGACCACGCCGGAATGGCCGGGCGCTTCGCTCGATGGCGAGGTCGACGGCCTGTTGCTCAAGGGCAACGAAGCCGGCGGATTCGTCGGTGAGGACGCCAGTTTCATCCTGTTGCAGAAATGGCATGGCCGCACCGCGCTGCCGTTGTATGTCCGCGGTGGCTTGACCCCGCACGTCGCGGCGGCGTGCAGCGCGATCGGTGTCGCCGGTGGCGTGCTCGAGTCGCAATTGCTGATGCTCGACGAGGCGCGCTTGCCGACCGCACTGCATTCGGTGCTCACCAACCTCTCGGGCAGCGAGACGGTCGCGGTCGGCGATGCCGAGCGCGGCGAATATTTCCGCCTGCTGGTGCGCCCGGGCTACGAAGGCGCGCGCGAGTTCGTCGCCAGCGGCGAAGGCCTCGTCGAAGCCGGCCTGCGCCCGCGCGTGACCGGGCGCGCCGACTGGAACGATCCCAAGCAGTCGTTGCTGCCGATCGGCCAGGACGTCGCCTTCGCCGCGCCGTGGCGCGCGCAATACCGCCATCTCGGCGCGGTGCTCAAGGCGATCGCGACGGCGGTCGAAAACAACCTGCGGCAGGCGGTCGAACACCAGCCGGTCGCCGAAGGCGGGCCGCTGGCACAGGCGCTCGGCCTGCGCTACCCGCTGGTGCAGGGGCCGATGACGCGCGTGTCCGACACCGCGGAATTCGCGATGTCGGTGGCGCAGGGCGGCGCCCTGCCGATGGTCGCGTTCGCGCTGCTCAAGGGCGAGCCGCTGGACAAGCTGCTCGCGCGCACGAAGCAGTTGCTCGGCGACCGCCACTGGGGCATCGGCCTGCTCGGCTTCGCGCCGCAGACGCTGCTCGACGAACAACTGTCGATCGCGATCAAGTACAAGCCCGACTACGCGATCATCGCCGGCGGCCGCCCCGACCAGGCCGTGCACCTAGAGGAAGCCGGCGTGCCGACCTTCCTGCACGTGCCCGCGGCCAAGCTGATCCCGATGTTCCTGCGCGAGGGCGCACGCCGCTTCATCTTCGAAGGCCGCGAATGCGGCGGCCACATCGGCCCGCTCAGCAGCTTCGTGCTGTGGAGCTCGATGGTCGACCAGCTGCTGGCGGAACTCGCGCCGGGCAAGATCGACGCCAGCGAAATCCAGCTGCTGTTCGCCGGCGGCGTGCACGACGCGGTCTCGTCGGCGATGGTGCAGGTACTGGCCGCGCCGCTGGCCGCGCGCGGGGTCAAGGTCGGCGTGCTGATGGGCAGCGCCTACCTGTTCACCCGCGAGATCGTCGCCAGCGGTTCCATCGTCACGCAGTTCCAGCGCGAAGTGCTCGATTGCGAACGCACGATCAACCTCGAGTCCGGCCCCGGCCACGCCAGTCGTTGCGCGTACACGCCGTTCGCCGAGGAATACATGAAGAAGCGCAGGGAACTGCGCGAACAGCAGGTACCCGGCGACGAAGCGCGCCAGGTGCTCGACCAGCTGATCCTCGGGCGCCTGCGCATCGCGTCCAAGGGCCGCGTGCGCGATTCCGAAGGCGCGATCCAGCAGCTGTCGGTCGACGAACAACGCGCCGAAGGCATGTACATGCTCGGCCAGGTCGCGACCCTGCGCGCCGACGTGACCGACGTCGAAACCCTGCACCGCGAGGTGACCACCGACGCGATCGCGCTGCTGGCCGAACGCCTGCAGCAACGCAACGCCGAAGCCATGGCGCCGGAAGCCGTCGCCAACCAGCCGGCCGACATCGCCATCGTCGGCATCGCCAGCGTGCTGCCCAAGGCCGCCGACAAGCGCGAATACTGGGAAAACATCCTCGCCAAGGTCGACGCGATCAGCGAGATCCCGTCGCACCGCTGGGACTGGCGCCTGTACTTCGACGCCGACCGCAACGCGCGCGACAAGATCTACTCGAAGTGGGGCGGCTTCCTCGACGACCTCGTGTTCGACCCGATGAAGTACGGCATGCCACCGAAGTCGCTCGAATCGGTCGACCCGATGCAGCTGATGTCGCTGGAAGTCGCGCAGCGCACGCTGGTCGACGCCGGCTACCACGAGAAGGCATTCGACCGCGAACGCGCCTCGGTGATCATCGGCGCCAGCGGTGGCGCCGGCGACGTCGGCACGCAATACGGCATCCGTTCGGAATGGCCGCGCTTCAACGGCGCGTTGCCGGAAGAAGTGGCCAAGCGCCTGCCCGAGTGGACCGAAGACACCTTCGCCGGCCTGTTGCTCAACGTGGTGCCCGGGCGCATCGCCAGCCGCCTCAACTTCGGCGGCGTGAACTTCACCACCGACGCGGCCTGCGCCTCGTCGCTGGCGGCGGTGTACCAAGGCGTGACCGAACTGATGGCCGGGCGCAGCGATTTCGTCCTCGCCGGCGGCGTGGACACGGTGCAGGGGCCGTTCGGCTACCTGTGCTTCAGCAAGACCCAGGCGTTGTCGCCGCGCGGCCGTTGCTCCACCTTCTCCGCCGACGGCGACGGTATCGTGATTTCCGAAGGCATCGCGATGATCGCGATGAAGCGCCTCGCCGACGCCGAGCGCGACGGCGATCGCATCTACGCGGTGATCAAGGGCGTGGGCGGCAGCAGCGACGGTTACGCGAAGGGCCTGACCGCGCCGCTGCCCGCGGGCCAGCTGCGCGCGATGCGCCGCGCCTATGCGCAGGCCGGTTTCGGCCCGGGCGACGTGCAATTGTTCGAAGCGCACGGCACCGGCACCGTTGCCGGCGATACCGCGGAACTGGAGAGCACCACGCGCCTGATCGCCGAAGCCGGCGGCAAGCCGCGCCAGGCCGCGATCGGTTCGGTGAAGACGCTGATCGGACACACCAAGGCCGCGGCCGGCGTGAGCGGACTGGTGAAAGCCTCGCTCGCGCTGCACCACCGCGTGCTGCCGCCGCACGGCAACACCCCCAATCCGAACGCGATCCTGCGCCAGGACACGAGCCCGCTTTACCTGCTCGACGAACCGCAGCCGTGGCTGGCCGCGCCCGATGGCGCGCCGCGCCGCGCCGCGGTCAGCGCGTTCGGCTTCGGCGGCACCAACTTCCACATCGCGTTGCAGGAATACGCCGGCGAATACCGCGAATGGCTGCGTCCTTCGGCCGCGTCGCGCACATGGCCGACCGAGTTGTTGCTGTGGAGCGCGCCGGATCGCGAATCGCTGCTGTCGCGCGTTACCGCCCTGCAGGCGCAGTTGGCCGGTGCGCAGGACATTGCGCTGCGCGACCTTGGAGCCAGCCTCGCCGAGCGCTGGCAGCCCGGTCGCGAGACGCTGTCGATCGTGGCGAAGGATCTTCGCGACCTCGGCACGCAACTGGAAAGCGCGGTGAAGTTCCTGCGCGGCGAAACGCAATCGCTGCCGCCGACCATCCGCCATGCATCCGCGGGACAAACGCCGGGCAAGCTGGCCCTGCTGTTCCCCGGCCAGGGTTCGCAATACACCGGCATGCTGCGCGAACTGGCGCTGCACTTCCCGGTGTGCGCGCAGGCGCTGTCGGATGCCGATCGCGTGCTCGCGGACGAGTTCGCGCAGCGCTTCGGCGACGAGGCCATGCTCAGCCGCTTCATCCTGCCGCGCGGCGCCTACGACGACGAACGCAAGGCGCAGGCACGCCAGGCGCTGACCAACACCGACGTGGCCCAGCCCGCGCTCGGCGCGGTCGAGGTCGCGATGCTGCGCCTGTTGCGCGAGTTCGGCGTCGGCGGCGACATGGCCGCCGGCCACAGCTACGGCGAATTCGTGGCGTTGCACGCCGCCGGCGCGATCGATTTCGACGCGCTGATGTCGCTGTCCGCGGCACGCGGTCGCTTCATCGTCGATGCGGCGCGCGCGGAAGGCAGCGAACTCGGCACGATGGCCGCCGTGCGCGGCAGCCGCGAGCAGGTCGAACAGGCGATCGCCGGCATCGCCGGCGTCGTCGTCGCCAACCACAACGCACCGGCGCAGACCGTCGTCTCCGGTTCGCACGCGGGCATGGAAGCGGCGATGCAGGCGCTGGCGAACGCCGGCGTCGAAGCGACGATGCTGCCGGTCGCGGCGGCGTTCCATTCCAGCCTGGTGAAGCCGGCGCGCAATGCCCTGGCCGCGAAGATCGAAGCCACGCCGTGGCACGAAACCGCGATGCCGGTGTATTCGAACGCCAGCGCCAAGCCGCACTCCGCCGACGTTGCCGCCACCCGGCGCGCGATGGCCGAGCACCTGGTGCAGCCGGTCGAATTCGTCGCCGAAATCGAGGCGATGCACGCCGACGGAGCGCGCGTGTTCCTGGAGGTCGGCCCGAAGTCGGTGTTGTCCGGGTTGACCGCGAAGATCCTCGGCGGCAAGCCGCACGTCGCGATCGCGATGGACAACGGTACCGGCCTGCCGGGGCTGTTGAACGCGTTGGGGCAACTGCTGGCCGCGGGCATCGCGCTGGACCCGCGCCGGCTGTTCGCCGGTCGCGATTGCCGCATCGGCGATCCTTCGAACCTGGCCTCGCTCAAGCCCGACACCACGCTGCCGAAGACCGCGTGGCTGCTCAACGGCAGCAAGGCGCGCCGCGCCAGCGAACCGATGCCGCAGATCGGCGTCACCATCGACCACGTCCCCACGCCGCCCGCGGCGCCGGCACCAACCCCGACTCCGGCCGCGGCCGCGGCCGTCGTCGCGCCGGTGCCCGTCGCGCAAGCGGCACCGCAAGCAACCACACCACGCCCCGTCGCCACGCCGGCGATGGCGCGCACCACCGCCCCGCGTCCGGCCGCGGGCGGGCGTTTCCCACCAGCACACCGCCGAGCAAGCGAGGAGCGGCACATGTACGAGCGCAAACCCAACGACGCCGATGTGATGGCGAATTATTTCGAAACGATGCGCCAGTTCCTGGAAACCCAGGGGCAGGTGATGGCGGCCTACATGGGCGAAGCCTCGTCGATGCCGCGCGCGACGTATACGCGCGCACCGCGCCTCGCCGCACCGATCAATGCGACTCCGGCTGCGGCGATGCCGGCGCCTGCACCGGCGCCGATCGTCGCCGCGCCCGCACCAGCGCCCGCACCGGTGGTCGCGGCGCCCGTGGCGACCGCGCCTGCGGCCTCCCCGCCGGCACCGGCACCGGCACCCGCGGCGCAGCCCGTTGCCACCGACGGCGCGTTCGACCGCGAGAAGCTGGCCGACCTGCTGCTCGGCATCATCGAGGAGAAGACCGGCTATCCGCGCGACATGGTCGGCCTCGACCAGGGCCTGGAAGCGGACCTCGGCATCGACTCGATCAAGCGCATCGAAGTCGTCGGCGCGATGTTGCAGACCTTGCCCGAGCCGATGCGCGAGGCGCTGACGCCCAACCGCAGCAAGCTCAACACGCAAGCCACCCTCAACGGCATGCTCGACATCCTCGTGCAGGCCACGCCGGGCGGTTCCGCCAAGGCCGGCGGCAGTGTGCGCGAGCTGCATGCAGACGAGCGCAAGCGCGCCTGA
- a CDS encoding HlyD family secretion protein encodes MTEQPSQKIVLPAYLIRRLEAFRIAKGSEHSYILRDKLYGKTYDFDPWQFFILEVLPGCETLEKLQAVFHDRFDRTITKDELDMLFSSIADQKLFEESALQHPLLEQYAKHSFEVVDGKAVHKSFSTVGQAAPAAPAAAAPVDGKAAGDGGAPELPPGVEGATGVDSRAASRMLKLFDPRPMLKALAPAVAPLRYAMYAVPVLLLVAIVLAANNWHVLSSDLGNLHAHFSLFARVIFMLLTVNVLSVLVMSFVANAFRVSVDKIGITVLLGFIPRFTTHMTGTENLSRRETMWLHASNIILRLFLFSVAMLVWYNTRDHANTLTEFALMMVLVAGASLIIETGNPLAKGSAYFLLSAFLNEKNLRGKAYRALVGKFRGDVYEPANSNALALYSLATITYLIFLVLLIGVGLLEWLNGHLRLGGSAVIIAGAFVAYLLWRNYTGLKHFGDIYEKTQQFDRWRKRTLTADDMAPGETPKAPMAWWKKVLLATPVVLLFLPYPYEVSGSFSIYPLRRQVLSTDTPGLIQTVYFDGGESVKQGTVIARLADNDYAGQVKVLDAQIQEQAAVLANLKAGPKPEQVRVAQEALETARTTARYSREKVPRIEKLYASGAMSFEELDTARKQRDDDAMEVTERIADLQLVKSGATADEIAAAEAKLSSLQQQRAIEADKVARTEVRMPFDGNILTLHLKDRTNSFLDKGQPLATVEYIGTVTAEVDIPEADVQYVKPGAKVRIRPVAYFNREFDGTVATIDRNVTKEETGTTLKILATIDNHGGELNTGMTGTAKIQGETMPVWKAFSQAIIRFVKVQVWSWIP; translated from the coding sequence ATGACCGAACAGCCCAGCCAGAAGATCGTTCTCCCCGCCTACCTCATCCGGCGCCTCGAGGCGTTCCGCATCGCGAAGGGCAGCGAGCACAGCTACATCCTGCGCGACAAGTTGTACGGCAAGACCTACGACTTCGACCCGTGGCAGTTCTTCATCCTCGAAGTGCTGCCCGGCTGCGAAACGCTGGAGAAGCTGCAGGCCGTCTTCCACGACCGCTTCGACCGCACGATCACCAAGGACGAGCTGGACATGCTGTTCTCGTCGATCGCCGACCAGAAGCTGTTCGAGGAATCGGCGCTGCAGCACCCGCTGCTGGAGCAGTACGCCAAGCACAGCTTCGAAGTCGTCGACGGCAAGGCGGTGCACAAGTCGTTCAGCACGGTCGGCCAGGCCGCGCCAGCGGCGCCAGCAGCCGCGGCGCCCGTGGATGGCAAGGCGGCAGGCGATGGCGGGGCTCCGGAACTGCCGCCGGGCGTGGAAGGCGCCACCGGCGTGGATTCGCGTGCCGCGTCGCGGATGCTGAAGCTGTTCGACCCGCGGCCGATGCTGAAGGCGCTCGCGCCTGCGGTCGCGCCGTTGCGCTACGCGATGTACGCGGTGCCGGTGCTGCTGCTGGTCGCGATCGTGCTGGCGGCGAACAACTGGCACGTGCTGTCTTCCGACCTCGGCAACCTGCATGCGCATTTCAGCCTGTTCGCGCGCGTCATCTTCATGCTGCTGACGGTCAACGTGCTCTCCGTGCTGGTGATGTCGTTCGTGGCGAACGCGTTCCGCGTCAGCGTCGACAAGATCGGCATCACCGTGCTGCTCGGTTTCATCCCGCGCTTCACCACGCACATGACCGGCACCGAGAACCTGAGCCGCCGGGAGACGATGTGGCTGCATGCCTCCAACATCATCCTGAGGCTGTTCCTGTTCAGCGTCGCCATGCTGGTCTGGTACAACACGCGCGACCATGCGAATACCTTGACGGAATTCGCGCTGATGATGGTGCTGGTGGCGGGCGCGAGCCTGATCATCGAAACCGGGAACCCGCTCGCCAAGGGCAGCGCCTACTTCCTGCTCTCGGCCTTCCTCAACGAGAAGAACCTCCGCGGCAAGGCCTACCGGGCCCTGGTGGGCAAGTTCCGCGGCGACGTCTACGAGCCCGCCAACAGCAATGCGCTCGCCCTGTATTCGCTGGCGACCATCACCTACCTCATCTTCCTGGTGCTGCTGATCGGGGTCGGCCTGCTGGAATGGCTCAACGGCCACCTGCGCCTGGGCGGTTCGGCGGTGATCATCGCCGGCGCCTTCGTCGCCTACTTGCTGTGGCGCAACTACACCGGCCTCAAGCACTTCGGCGACATCTACGAGAAGACCCAGCAGTTCGACCGCTGGCGCAAGCGCACGCTCACCGCCGACGACATGGCCCCGGGCGAGACGCCCAAGGCGCCGATGGCCTGGTGGAAGAAGGTGCTGCTGGCGACGCCGGTGGTGCTGCTGTTCCTGCCGTATCCGTACGAGGTGAGCGGCTCGTTCTCGATCTACCCACTGCGCCGGCAGGTGCTGTCGACGGATACGCCGGGGCTGATCCAGACCGTGTATTTCGATGGCGGCGAGTCGGTGAAGCAAGGCACGGTGATCGCGCGCCTGGCCGACAACGACTATGCCGGGCAGGTGAAGGTGCTGGACGCGCAGATCCAGGAGCAGGCCGCCGTCCTCGCCAACCTCAAGGCGGGGCCGAAGCCGGAACAGGTGCGCGTCGCGCAGGAAGCGCTGGAAACCGCGCGCACCACCGCGCGCTACAGCCGCGAAAAGGTGCCGCGCATCGAGAAGCTGTATGCGTCCGGCGCGATGTCGTTCGAGGAGCTCGATACCGCGCGCAAGCAGCGCGACGACGACGCCATGGAGGTCACAGAGCGCATCGCCGACCTGCAGTTGGTCAAGTCCGGCGCCACCGCCGACGAGATCGCCGCGGCCGAAGCCAAGTTGTCCAGCCTGCAGCAGCAGCGTGCCATCGAGGCCGACAAGGTCGCGCGCACCGAAGTGCGCATGCCCTTCGACGGCAACATCCTGACCCTGCACCTCAAGGACCGCACCAACAGCTTCCTCGACAAGGGCCAGCCGCTGGCGACGGTCGAATACATCGGCACGGTCACCGCCGAAGTCGACATCCCCGAGGCCGACGTGCAGTACGTCAAGCCCGGCGCGAAGGTCCGCATCCGCCCGGTCGCGTACTTCAACCGCGAGTTCGACGGCACGGTGGCGACGATCGACCGCAACGTGACCAAGGAAGAAACCGGCACCACGCTCAAGATCCTCGCGACGATCGACAACCACGGTGGCGAGCTCAACACCGGCATGACCGGAACCGCCAAGATCCAGGGCGAAACCATGCCGGTGTGGAAGGCGTTCTCGCAGGCCATCATCCGCTTCGTGAAGGTGCAGGTCTGGTCGTGGATTCCGTAA
- a CDS encoding efflux transporter outer membrane subunit: MLVRNGGAVLACALATALTGCVTLGPDYQRPDVALPQAWRSELPNARDVVNTEWWKGLGDPALDTLISEAIDANKDLQLATLRVEEFDAKLQVTRAQGRPQIGYNALAERRGYSEEQPRPVNKNDDGTFERVTTQNAFEVGSNFSWELDLWGRVRRAKEAAGADVMASEDARRAMMLTVVTSVATSYVQLLALDHQLELARQAEKNRSDALALVQKKYEGGAASQLDVAKARAAMYDVAVAVPDLERQVAELENATSLLLGRNPGPVKRGSLLALKLPPVPAGIPSDILERRPDVLQAEQNLVSANAKIGVAKAEYFPSISLTGLLGLGSNQIDTLLQHSAMTDSIGAGLLGTIFSGGRIKGDIRASEAVQKQMLVKYQQTIQTALREVDDALVFNAKAGEIATAGTQQLAALRDAVRLSEARYDGGQSSFIDVLDAQQDLYEAQDKQVGRDRDTYLALISIYKAMGGGWMVAQEQQRDGGGANNTATQAPAADPQASTETRRNSSQ, encoded by the coding sequence ATGCTTGTGCGCAACGGCGGCGCGGTGCTGGCCTGCGCGCTGGCGACGGCCCTGACCGGCTGCGTCACGCTCGGCCCCGACTACCAACGCCCGGACGTGGCGCTGCCGCAAGCCTGGCGCAGCGAATTGCCGAACGCCCGCGACGTGGTCAACACGGAGTGGTGGAAGGGGCTCGGCGACCCGGCGCTGGATACGCTGATCTCCGAAGCCATCGACGCCAACAAGGACCTGCAGCTCGCGACCCTGCGCGTCGAGGAGTTCGACGCCAAGCTGCAGGTCACGCGCGCGCAGGGCCGGCCGCAGATCGGTTACAACGCGCTGGCAGAGCGCAGGGGCTACAGCGAGGAACAGCCGCGGCCGGTCAACAAGAACGACGACGGCACTTTCGAGCGGGTCACCACCCAGAACGCGTTCGAGGTCGGCAGCAACTTCAGCTGGGAACTGGACCTGTGGGGCCGCGTGCGCCGCGCCAAGGAAGCGGCGGGCGCCGACGTGATGGCCAGCGAGGACGCGCGCCGCGCGATGATGCTGACCGTCGTCACCAGCGTCGCGACCAGCTACGTGCAACTGCTTGCGCTCGACCACCAGCTGGAGCTCGCGCGGCAAGCGGAGAAGAATCGTAGCGACGCGCTGGCGCTGGTGCAGAAGAAATACGAGGGCGGCGCCGCTTCGCAGCTGGATGTGGCCAAGGCCCGCGCAGCGATGTACGACGTGGCGGTGGCGGTTCCCGACCTGGAACGCCAGGTCGCGGAACTGGAGAACGCGACGTCCTTGCTGCTCGGCCGCAATCCCGGCCCGGTCAAGCGCGGTTCGTTGCTTGCATTGAAACTGCCGCCGGTACCGGCGGGCATTCCCTCCGACATCCTCGAGCGCCGCCCCGACGTGTTGCAGGCGGAGCAGAACCTGGTGTCGGCGAACGCGAAGATCGGCGTGGCCAAGGCGGAATATTTCCCGAGCATTTCCCTGACCGGCCTGCTCGGCCTCGGCAGCAACCAGATCGACACCTTGCTGCAGCACTCGGCGATGACCGATTCGATCGGCGCCGGGCTGCTCGGCACGATCTTCAGCGGCGGCCGAATCAAGGGCGACATCCGCGCCTCCGAAGCGGTGCAGAAGCAGATGCTGGTGAAGTACCAGCAGACCATCCAGACCGCGCTGCGCGAAGTCGATGACGCGCTGGTGTTCAACGCCAAGGCGGGCGAAATCGCGACCGCCGGCACCCAGCAACTCGCCGCCCTGCGCGACGCGGTGCGCTTGTCCGAGGCACGTTACGACGGCGGCCAATCGAGCTTCATCGACGTGCTCGACGCGCAACAGGACCTGTATGAAGCGCAGGACAAGCAGGTCGGGCGCGACCGCGACACCTACCTGGCGCTGATCTCGATCTACAAGGCCATGGGCGGCGGCTGGATGGTGGCGCAGGAACAGCAGCGCGATGGCGGCGGCGCCAACAACACCGCGACGCAGGCCCCGGCGGCCGACCCGCAAGCATCGACAGAGACTCGACGGAATTCCAGCCAATGA
- a CDS encoding sulfotransferase family protein, producing MTAPLFLLAPPRSYTSLVNAMLGQHPQAFGLPELCLFNVERLVDLWVGVEGENAERGAMARHGLMRAVAEIYGGEQTTTTVNMARAWASAREDWDTGRVFQEIVKAIDPLVAVEKSPSYAVAVPRMRGLLKAFPDARFVHLIRHPIPQGKSVMAINEGAFTMKMNAFEIDEDYAILEPQIAWHDVNLNILEFLEEVAPEQQIRMRGEDIMADPRTHLGAIARWAGLRDDDEAIEEMMHPERSPFACFGPVTALFGNDPNFLSGPTFRPHKPKIPALDAELPWRKDGKRLYPQVVELAREFGYA from the coding sequence ATGACCGCACCCCTCTTCCTCCTGGCGCCGCCCAGGTCGTACACATCGCTGGTGAACGCCATGCTGGGCCAGCATCCGCAGGCCTTCGGCCTGCCGGAGCTTTGCCTGTTCAATGTCGAACGGCTGGTGGACCTGTGGGTCGGGGTGGAGGGTGAGAACGCCGAACGCGGGGCGATGGCGCGCCACGGGCTCATGCGCGCGGTGGCGGAGATCTACGGCGGCGAGCAGACCACCACCACGGTGAACATGGCGCGCGCCTGGGCCTCGGCGCGCGAGGACTGGGACACCGGGCGCGTCTTCCAGGAAATCGTCAAGGCGATCGACCCGCTGGTCGCGGTCGAGAAGAGCCCGTCCTACGCCGTCGCGGTGCCACGCATGCGCGGCCTGCTGAAGGCGTTCCCCGATGCGCGATTCGTGCACCTGATCCGCCATCCCATCCCGCAGGGCAAGTCGGTGATGGCGATCAACGAAGGCGCGTTCACGATGAAGATGAACGCGTTCGAGATCGACGAGGATTACGCCATCCTCGAACCGCAGATCGCCTGGCACGACGTGAACCTCAACATCCTAGAATTCCTCGAGGAGGTGGCGCCGGAACAGCAGATCCGCATGCGCGGCGAGGACATCATGGCCGACCCGCGCACCCATCTCGGCGCGATCGCGCGCTGGGCGGGCCTGCGCGACGACGATGAGGCGATCGAGGAAATGATGCACCCGGAGCGTTCGCCGTTCGCCTGCTTCGGTCCGGTGACGGCGCTGTTCGGCAACGACCCGAACTTCCTCTCCGGCCCGACGTTCCGCCCGCACAAACCCAAGATCCCGGCGCTGGACGCCGAGCTGCCGTGGCGCAAGGACGGCAAGCGCCTCTATCCACAGGTCGTCGAACTGGCGAGGGAATTCGGATATGCCTGA